The following are encoded in a window of Harmonia axyridis chromosome 7, icHarAxyr1.1, whole genome shotgun sequence genomic DNA:
- the LOC123684567 gene encoding uncharacterized protein LOC123684567 — MTGIQDQDRLQVPKAEWPKNHSYGKASPGYPRDLEVILQWGSDNLVEFNASKTQATLLTRKTSTVAPQLIMDNKPIKPTNGLKLLGVNISPKATWHEHVCSVAKSAAQKLSYLFRARKLFTPKQLLLLYKAQVRPAMEYCSHAWGSAPKHSLLLLDSIQKRAVRLIDDPTLTANLHSLDHRRKVGDLCLFYRYYHGRCSAAIASMIPPGAQFDRRTRLADNSHQFVVHLSTARTSVYQKVFLYRTARLWNTLPQDVFPLGYNLQQFKTQTDFF; from the exons ATGACTGGAATTCAAGACCAAG ACCGTTTACAAGTGCCCAAAGCTGagtggcctaagaaccattcatacgGGAAAGCcagtcctggatacccgagag ATCTAGAAGTTATTCTACAATGGGGTTCTGACAATCTGGTTGAATTCAATGCCTCTAAGACCCAGGCTACTCTGCTCACAAGGAAAACATCGACAGTTGCACCCCAACTAATAATGgataataaaccaataaaacCAACCAATGGACTTAAGCTTCTAGGGGTCAATATCAGTCCAAAAGCAACCTGGCATGAGCACGTCTGCTCAGTTGCCAAGTCAGCTGCACAGAAGCTTAGCTATCTATTTCGTGCGAGGAAATTGTTCACTCCAAAGCAGCTTTTATTACTTTATAAGGCTCAAGTGCGTCCAGCTATGGAATATTGCTCTCATGCTTGGGGTTCAGCTCCTAAGCACTCGTTACTCCTACttgattccattcaaaaaagagCAGTGCGCCTAATAGACGATCCAACGTTAACTGCCAACCTTCATAGTCTCGATCACCGTAGGAAGGTTGGAGACTTATGCCTTTTTTACAGATACTACCACGGAAGGTGTTCTGCTGCCATTGCCTCCATGATTCCTCCAGGGGCTCAATTTGATCGACGAACAAGGCTAGCCGATAATAGTCACCAGTTTGTCGTGCATCTTTCTACAGCTAGGACATCGGTGTATCAGAAGGTTTTTCTTTACCGAACTGCAAGGCTATGGAATACCCTACCTCAAGATGTATTCCCCCTTGGTTACAACTTACAGCAGTTTAAGACAcaaaccgatttcttctaa